A window of the Helianthus annuus cultivar XRQ/B chromosome 4, HanXRQr2.0-SUNRISE, whole genome shotgun sequence genome harbors these coding sequences:
- the LOC110906548 gene encoding heterogeneous nuclear ribonucleoprotein A1, A2/B1 homolog, translating to MVSGGGGGWRRRRVLSSTKMGGGDDGWRWPVMAATIGGSGRRWHRWSGWRWSMTVAKAVGGDGGRWWRWSMVGGGGGWQRWSAVAGGGSYGWGGGSSCWQWRLWSTVAGGGGRWR from the coding sequence ATGGTTAGTGGCGGCGGTGGAGGATGGCGGCGGCGGCGGGTGCTGTCGTCGACAAAGATGGGTGGCGGCGACGATGGGTGGCGGTGGCCGGTGATGGCGGCGACGATCGGTGGTAGTGGTCGACGGTGGCATCGGTGGTCGGGTTGGCGTTGGTCGATGACGGTGGCGAAGgcggtgggtggtgatggtggtcgATGGTGGCGGTGGTCAATGGTGGGTGGTGGCGGAGGGTGGCAACGGTGGTCGGCGGTGGCGGGTGGTGGCAGTTATGGTTGGGGTGGTGGTAGCAGTTGTTGGCAGTGGCGGCTGTGGTCAACAGTGGCAGGTGGTGGTGGGCGGTGGCGGTGA